One genomic segment of Campylobacter sp. MG1 includes these proteins:
- a CDS encoding Dps family protein encodes MSVEKQLLQLQADAHALFLKFHNYHWNVKGLQFFALHEYTEKAYDSFAGIFDDMAERLLQLNKKAIVCPKELMELAKAPKTDKTCFEPVELIGLIEADYKYLLAEFHKLNEAAEKENDTTTAAYAQEKIASYEKELWMLRSTGATSCCVK; translated from the coding sequence ATGTCAGTAGAAAAACAATTATTACAATTACAGGCTGATGCTCACGCATTATTTTTAAAATTCCATAATTATCATTGGAATGTAAAAGGTTTACAATTTTTTGCACTTCATGAATACACAGAAAAAGCTTATGATAGCTTTGCCGGAATTTTTGATGATATGGCTGAAAGATTATTACAATTAAATAAAAAAGCTATAGTTTGTCCTAAAGAATTAATGGAATTAGCAAAAGCACCTAAAACTGATAAAACTTGCTTTGAGCCAGTTGAATTAATCGGTTTGATTGAAGCAGATTATAAATATCTTTTGGCTGAATTTCACAAATTAAATGAAGCTGCAGAAAAAGAAAATGATACTACAACAGCTGCTTATGCTCAAGAAAAAATAGCATCTTATGAAAAAGAATTATGGATGTTAAGAAGCACAGGTGCTACTAGTTGCTGCGTAAAATAA